The Desulfobulbus propionicus DSM 2032 DNA segment ACGGATGACCTGGCAGTACTATGTCAAGAGCCGCAAGGCCGTCGATTACCGACAGATGGTGGCCGAGAGCCTGTATCATCCACCGCGCGTCGAGGTGACGGTGGCGGAGAACAATGCCCTGGTGCTTGACCATGTGTTCGAGGGGAAACCCCTGTTGCGCGATTTCATCCAGGGGGTGCTGCTCGGGGTGGAGTTTCTCTGGGGCGACGAGGTGCATCTCTATACCAGCGTGCCCATTCCGGTCAAGGCGGGCAAAGAGGACGGACAGCCCCGGGAAGAAACCCCGAAGCGGACCATCAGCTGGAAACGGTTCCGTTTCACCATGAAAGACAGGACCCTGTCGCGGACGCTCGCGGAATGACGGCTCGGCGACAAGGAAAGGGAACGTTATGGGTGCACTGACCAAAGCCTTGCAGACCCTGCACAAGTATCGGGGCGATCACAATCGGCAGGCGGAGCTGTCGTTCACGCAATTCCTCCGCGAGGTGGTCGAGCGGCCGGAACGCAATATCCGCAACGTCACCCAGGTCTATGCCGACATGGTACATCATTTTGTCCGCAACGGCTTTGACGAATACCGCAACGATCCGGAATCGATCAACTATCTGCACTACGACTGTAGCCGCCTGTTTGTCGAGGGCTCGGACCGGCCCTTCTTTGCCGATCGTCTCTTTGCCAACCGGCTGGTTCGCCATGTGGAATCGCTTTCGGTTGGCGACCAGCAGAACAAGATCTATATTTTCGACGGTCCGCACGGCAGCGGCAAATCGACCTTCCTCAACAACCTGCTGCGCAAGTTCGAACAGTATGCCAACACTCCGGAAGGCAGTCGGTTCGAGGTGGTATGGCGGTTGAAGGTTCCCGAATCGGTTGGTGGCCAGACCATGGGCAGCGATCAGGGGGAAGGCGGCCATTGGCTGACCTTGCCCTGCCCGAGTCACGATCACCCGCTGTTGCTCATCCCCAAGGAAATCCGGCGCCAGTTCCTCGATGAGCTGCTGGAGGACGACCGGTTCAAGGCCCAGCTGTTCACCGAGAAGAAATACGAATGGGTGTTCCGCGAGGAGCCCTGCACCCTCTGCCTGTCGCTCTACCAGGAGCTGCTGAAAAAGGAGGGCGATCCCCTCAAGGTGCTGGACCATGTTTTTGCCCGGCCGTATGTGTTCAATCGGCGGCTGGGGGCCGGCATTTCGGTGTTCAACCCCGGCGACCGGCGCTCGCAGCGCAATGTTCGCACCGACGACGAGGTGCAGCGTACCCTCAACAGTCTGTTCTCGCCCGCCGGCAAGGTGCCCTATCTCTACTCAGGCTATGCCAAGAGCAACAACGGCATCTATGCCTTGATGGACGTCAAGTCGCACAATACCGAGCGGTTGATGGATCTGCACAACATCATCAGCGACGGAGTGCACAAGGTCGATCATGTCGAGGAGCGGGTCAATTCCCTGTTTTTCGCCCTGATGAACCCAGAGGACAAGAAGGTGCTCACCGATCTGGCTGCCTTCTCCGACCGGATCGAATATGTCAATATTCCCTATATTCTCGATATTAAAACTGAAATCGAGATTTATCGTGAGGTCTTTGGCCGGCACATCGATGCCAGTTTTCTCCCCCGGGTGCTGCACAACTTTGCCCGGGTGATCGTCGCCACCCGGCTGCGGACCCGGTCGGAGGCCATGCTCGAATGGATTCAGGATCCGGACAAGTATGCGCTCTACTGCGACAAGAACCTGCAGCTGCTCAAGATGGAGATCTATACGGGCCACATCCCGCCCTGGCTGAGCGAGGAGGACGTGGAGCGGTTCACCTCCAAGCGGCGGCTGAAAATCATCGCCGAATCGGAACAGGACGGCTGGCAGGGGTTGTCGGGTCGTGATTCCATCCG contains these protein-coding regions:
- a CDS encoding serine protein kinase PrkA; amino-acid sequence: MGALTKALQTLHKYRGDHNRQAELSFTQFLREVVERPERNIRNVTQVYADMVHHFVRNGFDEYRNDPESINYLHYDCSRLFVEGSDRPFFADRLFANRLVRHVESLSVGDQQNKIYIFDGPHGSGKSTFLNNLLRKFEQYANTPEGSRFEVVWRLKVPESVGGQTMGSDQGEGGHWLTLPCPSHDHPLLLIPKEIRRQFLDELLEDDRFKAQLFTEKKYEWVFREEPCTLCLSLYQELLKKEGDPLKVLDHVFARPYVFNRRLGAGISVFNPGDRRSQRNVRTDDEVQRTLNSLFSPAGKVPYLYSGYAKSNNGIYALMDVKSHNTERLMDLHNIISDGVHKVDHVEERVNSLFFALMNPEDKKVLTDLAAFSDRIEYVNIPYILDIKTEIEIYREVFGRHIDASFLPRVLHNFARVIVATRLRTRSEAMLEWIQDPDKYALYCDKNLQLLKMEIYTGHIPPWLSEEDVERFTSKRRLKIIAESEQDGWQGLSGRDSIRMFNEFYARYAREDKLIDMSMLGLFFRKYCKKDKTFLPMGFLDSLLRMYNYAVLQSVKESLYDYNEEQIARDIQNYLFAVNFEPGTSETCRFTGERLDINEAFFQRIESRLMVSSADATAFRNSVQKAYTTTTLTQEILRDNLDISQTALYLHLHERYIHHLKEKVLDPFLENENFRRAVKEFDQESFKTYDHKIQSDVRFMMHNLQKKFGYTRQGAKEICIYVIDNNLARVFSEQINYGQLIP